In Paenibacillus sp. FSL R7-0345, a single window of DNA contains:
- a CDS encoding sugar ABC transporter permease — protein sequence MKPITLNAENAYTKRKKSAWREFKNQKYLYYMSIPFVLWVFVFQYLPLWGWTMAFQKYRPGVSFFEQKWVGFEHFQTLFKDDHFYQVLRNTLAMSFMGLIAGFIVPVVFALLLNEVRVQALKRFVQTVSYLPHFVSWVVAAGIVTKMLSTDGGIVNDILLGLNIIDKPIQFMAQGNLFWGIVTGSDIWKETGWNAIIYLAAISGIGPELYEAARVDGASRLRQIWHITLPGIRPTIIVLLIMSIGHLLGTGFEKQFLLGNHLVIDYSEVLDLYALNYGLAMGRYSFGTAINIFNSVISLILLFAANGIFKRFTNESIM from the coding sequence ATGAAACCGATAACGTTAAATGCGGAAAACGCATACACAAAAAGAAAAAAGAGCGCTTGGAGGGAGTTCAAAAATCAGAAGTATCTTTACTACATGTCTATACCTTTTGTTCTTTGGGTGTTTGTCTTCCAGTACTTGCCTTTGTGGGGCTGGACGATGGCCTTCCAAAAATATAGACCCGGAGTGAGCTTTTTTGAACAGAAGTGGGTAGGCTTTGAGCACTTTCAAACCTTGTTCAAGGATGACCATTTTTATCAGGTGCTGCGAAACACGCTGGCTATGAGCTTTATGGGGCTGATTGCCGGTTTTATCGTGCCGGTCGTTTTTGCACTGCTCCTCAATGAGGTTCGTGTTCAGGCATTAAAGAGGTTCGTCCAGACCGTTTCTTATCTTCCGCATTTTGTATCCTGGGTAGTCGCTGCAGGGATCGTTACCAAAATGCTTTCAACGGACGGCGGAATTGTAAACGATATCCTTCTCGGCCTGAACATTATTGATAAACCGATTCAGTTTATGGCACAGGGGAACTTATTCTGGGGAATCGTGACAGGTTCAGATATATGGAAGGAAACAGGCTGGAATGCCATTATATACCTTGCTGCCATTTCCGGGATAGGCCCGGAATTATATGAAGCGGCAAGGGTGGACGGAGCGAGCCGTCTCCGGCAAATATGGCATATTACACTGCCTGGCATCAGGCCGACCATCATCGTTCTTTTAATTATGTCGATTGGCCATTTACTGGGTACGGGCTTTGAAAAGCAATTCCTGCTAGGAAATCACCTAGTCATCGATTACTCTGAAGTGCTCGACTTGTATGCGCTTAATTATGGTCTGGCTATGGGCAGATATTCCTTCGGAACGGCAATCAACATTTTCAACTCGGTGATAAGCCTGATTCTTCTGTTTGCCGCCAATGGTATATTTAAGCGATTTACTAACGAAAGCATTATGTAG
- a CDS encoding histidine kinase, whose protein sequence is MFLFRMMNDMKMKKKLALTFISAAVLPLMLSGLFLTGKLREIVIKDALTQVSDNVERVQKRTEELLKVPLDLSYRLTVDNRMKRVATQKYEDYADVIQAYREYTDIRDYIQLYKEISGIHVYAVNPGALNNWEFIQPDERIMAEIWYKEAIEQKGLAGWNLIKEEQNAAERLSLIRSFPADSLGRKGVLTINVDQQQLSSILDQESFTTMIVDNRNRIVGSNEAGYFGRELSEMDGDPQILSGQEGSYDTVINGSSSKIVIANLEPENSWNGLRIISIFSYSDITRDANRVIRLGAIVIAVSLVFAVVLIYASAALLSGRLLRLSKHMSKVGSGSWEAYLQIDGKDEVGLLSKQFNSLIRSVHELVQEVQETNNQKNLVEQRQNEMRFKMLASQINPHFLFNSLESIRMEAHIRRQDDIAEAVWLLSTLLRSSLEAGNGSIPLSEELERVRCYLDMQKFRYEDRLEYRLMSDPDLEEMSVPPLIIQPLVENSIIHGLDNREEGVTVTVEISRVPKGAKVKVSDNGAGITPERLAGIRAELAESIHEQESERIGIRNVNDRLVLLYGGPSALNIESKLGQGTVITFYIPGGVAVD, encoded by the coding sequence ATGTTTTTGTTCCGCATGATGAACGATATGAAGATGAAAAAGAAATTGGCCCTTACCTTTATCTCTGCTGCCGTTCTTCCTTTGATGTTATCCGGTCTGTTCTTAACCGGAAAGCTTCGGGAGATCGTCATCAAAGATGCGTTAACTCAAGTTTCAGACAATGTGGAGCGTGTTCAAAAAAGGACCGAAGAGCTGCTTAAGGTACCGCTGGATCTTTCTTACCGGCTGACGGTTGATAACAGGATGAAAAGAGTAGCCACCCAAAAATACGAGGATTACGCCGATGTTATTCAAGCCTACCGCGAGTATACGGATATCCGGGACTACATTCAATTGTACAAAGAGATATCCGGCATTCATGTGTACGCCGTGAATCCCGGGGCGCTCAATAACTGGGAGTTCATTCAGCCGGATGAGCGGATTATGGCAGAAATCTGGTACAAGGAAGCTATAGAGCAAAAAGGGCTTGCCGGCTGGAATCTGATCAAGGAAGAACAAAACGCAGCGGAGCGGCTTAGCCTGATACGTTCGTTTCCGGCTGACTCACTTGGACGCAAAGGCGTCTTGACTATTAATGTAGATCAACAGCAATTAAGCTCAATTCTGGATCAGGAGTCCTTTACCACAATGATCGTGGATAACCGGAACCGGATTGTCGGCTCCAATGAAGCCGGTTATTTCGGAAGGGAATTGTCAGAAATGGATGGAGACCCGCAGATCCTTTCCGGTCAGGAGGGAAGCTACGACACGGTCATCAACGGCAGCTCCTCTAAAATTGTTATCGCTAACCTGGAGCCGGAAAATAGCTGGAACGGGCTTCGAATCATTTCAATTTTTTCTTATTCAGACATTACGAGGGATGCCAACCGTGTTATTCGCCTCGGGGCTATTGTAATAGCGGTTAGCCTTGTGTTTGCTGTGGTGCTTATATATGCCTCTGCCGCACTGTTGTCCGGGAGACTTCTTCGTTTAAGCAAGCATATGTCCAAGGTGGGTTCCGGTTCATGGGAAGCTTACCTCCAAATTGATGGCAAAGATGAAGTCGGATTGCTGTCGAAGCAGTTTAATTCGCTTATCAGAAGCGTGCATGAACTGGTTCAAGAAGTTCAGGAAACAAATAATCAAAAAAACCTGGTAGAGCAGAGACAGAATGAGATGAGATTCAAGATGCTGGCAAGTCAGATCAATCCGCACTTTCTTTTTAATTCTTTGGAATCGATCCGGATGGAAGCCCATATACGCAGGCAGGATGATATCGCGGAAGCGGTATGGCTTCTCAGTACGCTTCTGCGCAGCAGCCTGGAGGCCGGTAACGGCAGCATTCCTCTTAGCGAGGAGCTTGAGCGTGTGCGCTGTTATCTTGATATGCAAAAGTTCCGGTATGAAGACCGGTTGGAATATCGCTTAATGTCTGATCCTGATTTGGAAGAAATGTCTGTCCCACCGTTAATTATTCAACCGCTGGTGGAGAACTCCATCATCCATGGTCTGGATAACCGTGAAGAAGGAGTAACGGTTACGGTTGAAATAAGCAGGGTCCCGAAGGGAGCGAAGGTTAAAGTGAGTGACAATGGAGCAGGCATCACGCCGGAACGGCTTGCCGGTATCCGGGCGGAGCTTGCCGAATCCATACATGAGCAGGAGAGCGAGCGGATCGGTATTCGCAACGTGAACGACCGGCTTGTGCTGCTGTACGGGGGACCGAGCGCCCTGAACATTGAGAGCAAGCTTGGGCAAGGCACTGTCATTACGTTTTATATTCCTGGAGGTGTAGCTGTTGATTAA
- a CDS encoding glycosyl hydrolase: MDDSKAAAFTEISDPVTSSNGGMEERQINDGQTSVIKATYADAVLNGYGIEKRGPVYEDQDQLYDGDGYISFFFAEDASSPDEAGNATFKVNAAEAGLYKLSIGYYIPEGYGGKATGIQVNGIGAGELMLDAPAAGTVQAEKMVSKVLLNAGENTIKITRGWGYYGIEFILLEPANAQPVGNLLEAEDGMMSGSVSIGAAGDGYSGDGYAAFQQSGSLTLNYKAPSAGMFDILIGYSSPNGEKKTSVVLNGNLTEITLPETVSFEEMPAGKIWLNEGGNIIEFLANWGWYNIDYVKLTAAAKPELPEVSTVLVNPDATPEARALMNFLDSQYGQKLISGQQTLEDTEWIFQQTGKYPAIFATDLMDYSPSRVEKGATSTEIEKIMAWHKRGGIVSLCWHWNAPKGIGGEEPGHEWYKGFYTDYTTFDVEYALSHPDSEDYHLLIRDIDAIAFQLKRLQDAGVPLLWRPLHEAEGGWFWWGAKGPEPAKQLWRLMYDRLTNHHHLNNLIWVWNSEKTEWYPGDDMVDIASIDIYNPAGDYNPSIAKYESLVSLVNGSKVIGLAENGPIPDPEMLQAYNAHWSFFTTWTGSFIKDGTTNSPEHLKKVYGHDYVVTLDELPSDLYTSQKFEAENGERSGLKVMDKEAGASGSRYVTSMDAEDGQLRMKAAGAAGTYTLTIRYKTGNGQRKNSISVNGNEAVEYTFADTTEWTDMVIGPYTLQKGEQTFEIITGQGGTDIDYIKLTRVTPSAETTDGTVISNTGSVGYNGGPDNAETQFIEVDGAELIAALRQQINKPAESQLFVIKSDKSEAAEFRFPASALVEAAVITPDAAIIIEWDTASYRFPVALINVDEAAARLGAKTADVQISIQLKKLDSGQAGGISIRAKDNGVLLNPDMYELKVLAYSGTQAFEIKHFGSRYISHTFTIPQSAGNGLTALRMDPATGELSFVPALTHAANGATVITIKRNGGGMYMTGQLERRFDDLSGHWAREDIEFMANKLLVRGVDVHRFAPDRYMTRAEFIVLIARALGLDVSGTTVEFSDVPLSKWYTGAVAAAVEAGLITGYSDNTFRPDALITREQVAVLIVRAAAFTGHAIEAAQGLTHDQAAAKDWVNRAQAAVMVKRLLIYLNFINS; the protein is encoded by the coding sequence GTGGACGATTCAAAAGCTGCTGCTTTCACAGAAATTTCTGACCCTGTTACTTCTTCTAATGGAGGGATGGAGGAGCGGCAGATCAATGATGGTCAAACGAGTGTCATCAAAGCCACTTATGCGGATGCAGTGTTGAACGGTTACGGCATCGAGAAACGCGGGCCTGTCTATGAGGATCAGGACCAGCTTTACGATGGCGACGGCTATATTTCTTTCTTTTTCGCGGAAGATGCTTCTTCTCCGGATGAGGCCGGGAATGCAACCTTTAAGGTGAACGCTGCAGAGGCCGGATTATACAAGCTTAGCATAGGCTACTATATTCCTGAGGGTTACGGCGGAAAGGCAACCGGTATACAGGTTAATGGGATCGGTGCTGGAGAACTTATGCTGGATGCACCTGCGGCAGGCACTGTACAGGCTGAGAAAATGGTCAGTAAAGTACTGCTCAACGCTGGAGAAAATACGATTAAGATTACTCGGGGCTGGGGTTATTATGGCATCGAGTTTATCCTGCTTGAACCGGCCAATGCCCAGCCAGTTGGAAACTTGCTTGAGGCAGAAGACGGGATGATGAGCGGCAGCGTCTCGATCGGGGCCGCAGGGGATGGATACTCGGGTGACGGATACGCGGCATTTCAACAATCGGGATCACTTACTCTGAATTATAAAGCCCCTTCTGCCGGAATGTTTGACATTCTCATAGGGTATAGCTCGCCAAATGGTGAGAAGAAGACCAGTGTCGTGTTGAACGGAAACCTAACCGAAATTACTCTGCCTGAGACCGTCAGCTTTGAGGAGATGCCTGCAGGAAAAATTTGGTTGAATGAAGGCGGTAATATCATCGAGTTCCTGGCCAACTGGGGTTGGTATAATATCGACTATGTTAAGCTGACGGCTGCCGCCAAGCCGGAGCTGCCTGAAGTTTCAACTGTCCTGGTTAATCCGGATGCAACTCCCGAAGCCCGGGCGCTAATGAACTTTCTGGATAGCCAGTATGGTCAGAAATTGATTTCGGGTCAGCAAACGCTGGAGGACACAGAGTGGATCTTCCAGCAAACCGGGAAATATCCGGCGATATTTGCCACCGATTTAATGGACTACTCCCCCTCACGTGTCGAGAAAGGAGCTACTTCAACCGAAATTGAGAAAATAATGGCTTGGCACAAGCGCGGCGGCATCGTATCGCTGTGTTGGCACTGGAACGCTCCGAAGGGAATTGGAGGGGAAGAGCCCGGTCATGAATGGTATAAGGGATTCTATACGGACTATACGACCTTTGATGTAGAGTATGCGCTCAGCCATCCGGATTCCGAGGATTATCACTTGCTTATCCGGGATATCGATGCAATTGCGTTCCAGTTGAAACGACTGCAGGATGCAGGAGTACCGCTGTTGTGGCGGCCGCTTCATGAGGCGGAGGGCGGCTGGTTCTGGTGGGGTGCAAAGGGGCCGGAACCGGCTAAACAGCTATGGAGGTTGATGTATGACCGGCTGACTAACCATCACCATCTGAACAATCTCATTTGGGTGTGGAACTCCGAGAAGACGGAGTGGTATCCGGGAGATGATATGGTGGACATTGCCAGTATCGATATTTATAACCCTGCAGGGGACTACAATCCAAGCATCGCAAAGTACGAAAGTCTGGTTTCACTGGTGAACGGGAGCAAGGTAATTGGACTGGCGGAAAACGGACCTATCCCTGATCCGGAAATGCTGCAGGCTTACAATGCACACTGGAGCTTTTTCACTACCTGGACGGGCAGTTTTATTAAGGATGGAACTACAAACTCACCTGAACATTTGAAAAAGGTCTATGGGCATGACTATGTTGTCACCCTTGACGAACTTCCGTCTGATCTGTATACCTCACAAAAGTTTGAGGCAGAGAATGGAGAACGCTCCGGCCTGAAAGTCATGGATAAGGAAGCCGGGGCTTCCGGCAGCCGATATGTTACAAGCATGGATGCCGAAGATGGACAGTTAAGAATGAAAGCAGCCGGGGCAGCCGGTACCTATACGCTCACCATTCGTTACAAGACAGGCAATGGACAGAGGAAGAACAGTATTTCGGTTAACGGCAACGAGGCGGTTGAATATACGTTTGCGGATACAACAGAGTGGACCGATATGGTAATTGGACCGTACACGCTGCAAAAAGGAGAGCAAACGTTTGAGATCATTACCGGTCAAGGCGGGACGGATATTGATTATATCAAGTTAACGCGTGTTACACCGTCTGCTGAAACCACGGACGGTACTGTTATCAGCAACACAGGAAGCGTTGGGTATAACGGGGGGCCGGACAATGCCGAAACGCAGTTTATCGAGGTGGACGGGGCAGAGCTGATTGCCGCGCTTAGACAACAGATCAACAAGCCTGCAGAGTCGCAGCTGTTCGTGATTAAATCAGATAAAAGTGAGGCGGCAGAGTTCAGGTTCCCGGCATCGGCACTTGTAGAGGCAGCCGTTATTACGCCGGATGCGGCAATCATAATCGAATGGGACACGGCTTCATACCGTTTCCCGGTGGCCCTGATCAACGTCGATGAAGCCGCGGCTCGTCTGGGAGCCAAGACTGCTGATGTCCAGATCTCGATTCAGCTGAAGAAGCTCGACAGCGGGCAAGCCGGAGGGATCAGTATACGGGCTAAGGATAACGGAGTCCTGCTAAACCCTGATATGTATGAATTGAAAGTCCTTGCTTATTCGGGAACACAAGCCTTCGAAATTAAACATTTCGGCAGCCGGTATATCTCCCATACGTTCACAATTCCCCAATCTGCCGGCAATGGATTAACAGCTTTAAGGATGGATCCTGCCACAGGAGAGCTATCCTTTGTGCCCGCTTTAACCCATGCGGCAAATGGCGCTACGGTTATAACTATTAAACGTAACGGCGGCGGTATGTATATGACAGGCCAATTGGAGCGGAGATTTGACGATCTCAGCGGTCACTGGGCCAGGGAGGATATTGAATTCATGGCGAACAAGCTGCTTGTTCGTGGAGTTGATGTCCATCGCTTTGCCCCGGACCGGTATATGACACGGGCTGAATTTATTGTGTTAATCGCAAGAGCACTGGGACTCGATGTTTCCGGGACAACGGTTGAATTCTCCGATGTTCCGTTAAGCAAGTGGTATACCGGGGCGGTTGCTGCCGCCGTTGAGGCAGGTCTAATTACAGGCTATTCAGACAATACATTCCGGCCGGATGCTTTGATTACACGTGAGCAAGTGGCAGTTCTGATTGTCCGAGCTGCGGCGTTCACAGGGCATGCAATCGAAGCAGCACAGGGCTTAACCCATGATCAGGCCGCGGCTAAAGATTGGGTAAACCGTGCGCAAGCTGCCGTCATGGTAAAGCGTCTGCTGATTTACTTAAACTTTATAAATTCTTAG
- a CDS encoding carbohydrate ABC transporter permease: MGVVNSNASTGRLQIKHRSKSTQDRILACVVYLSMFVVTVLTIYPFLNVLAISLNDSVDTVRGGITVWPRQFTLDNYSLIFTYGSLMTGFKISVLRTLIGTAAGLVSGSMLAYTLARNDFQARRFISIFLAVTMYISGGLIPGFILMRDLNLIGTFAVYILPGLVSAFNVFVIRSFIDGLPYALQESAKLDGANDFTIYWRVILPLCKPALATVALFLAVGQWNSWFDTYLFNGSDEALTTLQYELMKILQSTTTSATNSQDVANMAERMSQISPESVKMAITIVVTVPILIVYPFLQKYFVKGMTLGAVKS; this comes from the coding sequence ATGGGGGTTGTTAACAGCAATGCTTCAACCGGCAGATTACAAATAAAACACCGTTCGAAATCAACACAGGACAGGATACTTGCATGCGTCGTTTATCTGTCCATGTTTGTAGTAACCGTATTGACGATATATCCGTTCTTAAACGTACTGGCGATCTCCCTCAACGATTCAGTAGATACCGTCCGGGGAGGGATTACCGTCTGGCCGCGGCAGTTTACTCTGGATAACTATAGTCTGATTTTCACTTATGGAAGTCTAATGACCGGCTTTAAAATTTCCGTACTGCGGACGCTTATCGGTACTGCAGCAGGTCTGGTCAGCGGTTCTATGCTTGCTTACACCCTTGCGCGAAATGACTTTCAGGCAAGGAGATTTATATCCATCTTTCTGGCGGTTACCATGTATATCTCCGGCGGCCTGATTCCGGGATTTATTTTGATGAGAGATTTGAACCTGATCGGTACCTTCGCGGTGTACATTCTGCCGGGCCTTGTAAGCGCCTTTAATGTTTTCGTGATCCGCTCCTTCATTGATGGACTGCCGTATGCGCTGCAGGAGTCAGCCAAGCTTGACGGAGCCAACGATTTTACGATTTACTGGCGTGTCATTTTGCCGCTGTGCAAGCCGGCTCTGGCTACCGTAGCCCTTTTCCTCGCGGTAGGACAATGGAACTCCTGGTTCGATACGTATCTGTTTAACGGGTCCGACGAAGCTCTAACAACGCTGCAGTATGAGTTGATGAAAATTCTGCAAAGCACAACCACAAGTGCAACGAATTCCCAGGACGTGGCGAATATGGCTGAACGAATGTCACAAATTTCGCCGGAATCCGTCAAAATGGCAATTACTATTGTCGTCACAGTGCCAATTCTTATCGTCTATCCCTTCCTGCAAAAGTATTTTGTCAAAGGGATGACGCTCGGAGCTGTAAAGAGTTAG
- a CDS encoding ABC transporter substrate-binding protein, which produces MKPEKRGLVLSSVLALTLASTLAGCGGNNGSGEGSNMEGGSSGSDLKPVTLTYFSEDSSTNWNNMQDEVGKVIAEKTGVTLDAEFAVGDPVQKMSLIAATGNYPDLIAAKADVGKLVDAGAVIDLTELIDKHAPNIKKMLGDKLVRAKYSLDDQAIYAVPTWSSVDEKKFRAEGGFELQHRVVKEAGYPEIRTVKDFEKVIQDYITKHPTDENGNKNIGLSLNGDDWHMYQVTNSGFQTTGGPDDGEYFIDQETHQATYHFRRPEEKEYFRWLNHMNDIGLLDPESFVQKTDQFKAKVASGRVLGLADPEWDYGDAQNALKAAGKFDQTYGHYPVTLSEEYKDTSFWPAGFDGGYGISISSKCKDPVRAIQFLDFLASEEGQILNNWGIEDKHYTVENGKRVVIPAVQERMDNDNAAFQKESGVGLYWNLMVHYGDGIKDSTGNYFTRNYPEQLTASYSEPEKEALKAYGAEHWKDLFPAEDEFESRAYGAAYTMSLASDDPAVILGAKMKDITWKRVPEAIMSKPEEFDKIWDAYMADLDKAGVKEMEEAYTKHIQNRIELWSTK; this is translated from the coding sequence ATGAAGCCAGAAAAAAGAGGGCTAGTGCTGTCTTCCGTGCTTGCGCTGACTTTAGCGTCGACGCTTGCCGGTTGCGGCGGTAATAACGGCTCAGGAGAAGGCAGCAACATGGAAGGCGGTTCGTCCGGGTCTGATTTAAAGCCGGTCACGCTTACTTATTTTTCAGAGGACAGCAGTACCAATTGGAATAACATGCAGGATGAAGTAGGTAAGGTTATTGCCGAAAAAACCGGTGTGACACTGGATGCCGAGTTTGCAGTGGGTGATCCGGTCCAAAAAATGTCGCTGATTGCGGCGACCGGCAATTATCCTGATTTGATTGCTGCAAAGGCGGATGTCGGGAAGCTTGTCGACGCCGGAGCTGTAATCGATTTAACGGAATTGATCGACAAGCATGCACCTAATATCAAAAAAATGCTTGGAGATAAGCTTGTTCGGGCCAAGTACAGCTTGGATGATCAGGCGATCTACGCGGTGCCAACCTGGTCGTCCGTTGATGAGAAGAAATTCAGGGCTGAGGGGGGATTTGAACTGCAGCACCGGGTTGTCAAAGAAGCTGGTTATCCGGAAATCCGCACAGTAAAGGATTTTGAAAAAGTCATCCAGGATTATATCACCAAGCATCCGACGGACGAAAACGGAAATAAAAATATCGGTCTTTCCCTGAATGGAGATGACTGGCATATGTACCAGGTTACCAACTCGGGGTTCCAGACGACCGGCGGACCGGACGACGGGGAATATTTCATTGATCAGGAAACGCATCAGGCGACCTATCATTTCCGCCGTCCGGAGGAGAAGGAATATTTCCGCTGGTTAAATCATATGAACGACATCGGACTGCTTGATCCGGAAAGCTTTGTGCAGAAGACCGACCAGTTTAAGGCTAAAGTGGCTTCCGGCCGGGTTCTTGGTTTGGCTGATCCGGAATGGGATTATGGAGACGCGCAAAATGCACTGAAGGCTGCCGGGAAATTTGATCAAACCTACGGCCATTATCCGGTCACGCTGAGTGAGGAATACAAGGATACCAGCTTCTGGCCGGCCGGCTTTGACGGAGGATACGGAATCTCGATCTCCAGCAAGTGCAAGGACCCGGTGCGGGCCATCCAATTCCTTGACTTCCTTGCATCGGAAGAGGGGCAGATCCTGAATAACTGGGGAATTGAAGATAAACATTACACGGTTGAGAACGGTAAACGGGTAGTCATCCCGGCTGTACAGGAACGTATGGACAATGACAACGCGGCGTTCCAAAAAGAATCCGGTGTTGGTCTTTATTGGAACCTGATGGTCCACTACGGAGACGGTATTAAGGATTCCACCGGAAACTACTTCACCCGCAATTACCCTGAGCAATTGACGGCAAGCTACAGTGAACCGGAGAAAGAAGCTCTGAAGGCTTACGGCGCCGAACATTGGAAAGATCTTTTCCCGGCAGAAGATGAATTTGAGTCCAGAGCCTACGGTGCTGCTTACACGATGTCACTCGCCAGCGACGATCCTGCTGTTATCCTAGGAGCCAAGATGAAGGATATCACATGGAAGAGAGTCCCTGAAGCCATTATGTCCAAGCCGGAAGAGTTCGATAAAATTTGGGATGCCTATATGGCAGATCTGGATAAGGCCGGAGTTAAGGAAATGGAAGAGGCTTATACCAAGCATATCCAAAACCGTATCGAACTGTGGTCTACTAAATAA
- a CDS encoding response regulator transcription factor, with product MIKVVIVDDEPKLRQGLQTLIPWESVGFTVAAAAGNGREALKIIKEEAPEVVIADIRMPVMDGLQLIEHLRAAGHNMQFIILSGYADFEYAKQAIKYGVVGYLLKPVNIGEMLATLKLVRGRIEEEKQKRKSPQAETLDRDLYLHRLLVPQEKPGETIKPGAGIGQPELLWSSYEVVVIVPRVPEADLPDALNRLAAGLKALAEERNMGAVTVISPHVVLLLNTPLRGSQRRDHLYSEIRNIASGIRFVAATGGAVTEARHIYNSYAKAREAAKLSFFSDRDRLLEPEYPPVCPPVPTGLPEERNEEPMRDLILRLYYCLDVGNKDMVAPLLHEAAAVYCRQRQDEDYVKQAFFFLCNGIIHKLAAASRLEGKETEKVSHFLNGIYQHDRLQKLIEDIRRFLLDFVEESETQGKELEFKRMIDFIHKHYAEDLKLSTLAGLLNYSTPYLGQLFRNKTGEYFNTYLDKVRIQKAKELLAQGMKVYEVAEQVGYTSVNYFFSKFKRYEGRSPSDYKNP from the coding sequence TTGATTAAGGTCGTTATCGTGGACGATGAGCCAAAACTCAGGCAAGGACTGCAAACGCTAATTCCATGGGAAAGTGTGGGTTTTACCGTTGCAGCTGCCGCAGGCAATGGCAGAGAAGCATTAAAGATCATTAAGGAGGAGGCTCCGGAAGTCGTTATAGCAGACATCCGAATGCCCGTTATGGACGGCTTACAGCTCATTGAGCATTTAAGAGCGGCCGGCCATAACATGCAATTCATTATTTTGAGCGGATATGCGGATTTTGAGTATGCCAAGCAGGCGATCAAATATGGTGTGGTCGGATACCTGCTTAAACCGGTGAATATCGGTGAAATGCTGGCTACTTTAAAACTTGTGAGGGGACGGATTGAAGAGGAAAAACAGAAGCGAAAAAGTCCTCAGGCAGAGACACTAGACCGGGACTTATATCTGCATCGTCTGCTGGTCCCTCAGGAGAAGCCGGGAGAAACAATAAAGCCTGGTGCCGGCATAGGACAACCAGAATTGCTGTGGAGCAGTTACGAAGTCGTAGTTATTGTTCCGCGTGTTCCTGAAGCAGATTTGCCGGATGCGCTCAACCGGCTGGCGGCCGGGCTGAAAGCACTGGCAGAGGAGCGGAATATGGGGGCTGTAACGGTCATTTCTCCCCATGTGGTGCTTCTGCTCAACACGCCGCTTCGCGGATCTCAGCGGCGCGATCATCTGTACAGCGAGATCCGGAATATTGCCAGCGGTATCCGGTTTGTTGCTGCAACCGGCGGGGCCGTCACCGAAGCCCGGCATATTTACAATTCTTATGCGAAAGCCAGAGAAGCGGCAAAGCTGTCTTTTTTCAGTGATAGAGACCGTCTGCTGGAGCCTGAATATCCTCCTGTGTGCCCGCCGGTACCGACCGGTTTACCGGAAGAACGGAATGAAGAGCCGATGAGGGATTTAATCCTCCGCCTGTACTACTGCCTGGATGTAGGAAACAAGGATATGGTGGCGCCGCTGCTACATGAGGCAGCAGCCGTTTATTGCAGGCAGCGGCAAGATGAGGATTATGTTAAACAAGCCTTCTTTTTTCTTTGCAATGGAATCATTCATAAGCTTGCCGCCGCCTCCCGTTTAGAAGGGAAAGAGACAGAGAAGGTTTCACATTTCTTGAACGGGATCTATCAGCATGATCGTCTGCAGAAGCTAATAGAGGATATCCGCCGTTTTCTTCTGGATTTTGTGGAAGAATCGGAGACACAGGGCAAAGAGCTCGAATTTAAGAGAATGATCGATTTTATTCATAAGCATTATGCGGAAGATTTGAAATTATCAACATTGGCCGGTTTGCTTAACTATAGTACCCCTTATTTGGGGCAGCTGTTCAGAAATAAAACCGGAGAGTACTTTAACACCTATCTGGACAAAGTGCGTATCCAAAAAGCCAAGGAACTGCTGGCCCAAGGGATGAAGGTGTATGAAGTGGCAGAGCAGGTAGGTTACACGAGCGTAAATTACTTTTTCAGCAAATTTAAAAGGTATGAAGGCCGGTCACCGTCGGACTATAAGAATCCATAA